One stretch of Podospora bellae-mahoneyi strain CBS 112042 chromosome 2, whole genome shotgun sequence DNA includes these proteins:
- a CDS encoding hypothetical protein (COG:U; EggNog:ENOG503NUY9; SMCOG1005:Drug resistance transporter; SMCOG1005: EmrB/QacA; antiSMASH:Cluster_5), producing MQVTPGVTQLSRKGGCCNRFIACMHIPRQLTIPLLAHHRHAAFENLGFSLLFFMITAPEYFLSKATELFSLRSCFPLDITTARMTSSDIERHDTDDHELLHSIRDDQPLLRAPDEETWSPPRGFLWIQVAIMSNVFLYGFDGTITAATYAIISSEFDAANNASWLTTSYLLTSTAFQPLYGRVSDIFGRRVCFFISTVTFALGCLGCGVAGNVVLLNCMRALTGFGGGGLMTMATIVNSDMIPFRKRGMYQALQNGMFGFGAICGASFGGTIADGIGWRWCFLLQVPISAFALVVGALVIKNPEGGFDLGQGFRDIWTKVDFSGALLLVLAISIQLVGLSLGGNELPWGSPWVIASLVGSAVLFVLFLVVESRTQAIPIIPLRLIKGKFPLLVEFANICVGLSAYAYLFNLPLFFQVVLLDSATAAGARLAIPSLATPIGGLIAGVVMSKWGKLLTLVRTGAFLMVIGNALVTSLGFEDSAWKYYVYIFPANLGQGIVYPGILFTSLATFDHADHAVSASTVYLIRSLGTVYGVAVTSAILQTTLSIRLPDALGEIPDKWRIVEEIRHSVSAIRDLPPDIQLKARHVYFEGLRYSFATSTAVAVAAEVCITH from the exons ATGCAGGTAACCCCCGGCGTGACTCAACTCAGCAGAAAGGGAGGTTGTTGTAATCGCTTTATCGCATGTATGCATATACCGAGACAACTCACCATACCCTTGCTCGCACACCATCGCCATGCTGCGTTTGAAAATCTTGGCTTCTCTTTGCTCTTTTTCATGATCACGGCGCCAGAATATTTTCTCTCCAAGGCGACAGAATTGTTCAGTCTCAGAAGCTGCTTCCCTCTTGACATCACGACAGCGAGAATGACGTCGTCAGATATAGAGAGGCACGACACGGACGACCAtgagctcctccacagcATCAGAGAcgaccaacccctccttcgTGCCCCAGACGAGGAAACATGGTCGCCCCCTCGGGGGTTCCTCTGGATACAAGTCGCCATCATGTCGAATGTTTTCCTGTACGGATTCgacggcaccatcaccgcaGCGACCTACGCCATCATCAGCTCCGAATTTGATGCGGCGAACAATGCCTCCTGGCTTACCACGTCGTATCTCCTGACCAGCACTGCGTTCCAGCCGTTGTACGGAAGGGTTTCTGACATCTTTGGCCGCCGCGTGTGCTTCTTCATCTCGACTGTGACTTTTGCATTGGGATGTCTTGGTTGTGGGGTTGCTGGGAATGTGGTGCTGCTTAATTGTATGAGGGCTTTgactgggtttgggggtggtgggttgatgaCTATGG CCACCATTGTCAACTCGGATATGATCCCGTTCCGCAAACGGGGTATGTACCAGGCTCTTCAGAACGGCATGTTTGGATTTGGAGCTATTTGTGGTGCTTCTTTTGGTGGAACTATTGCCGACGGTAttggttggagatggtgctTCTTGCTGCAAGTGCCCATCTCTGCTTttgctcttgttgttggtgcctTGGTAATCAAGAACCCCGAAGGAGGGTTTGACTTGGGTCAGGGGTTTCGAGATATCTGGACCAAGGTGGACTTTTCAGGCGCACTGCTGCTGGTTTTGGCCATCTCTATTCAGCTTGTTGGTCTGAGTCTTGGGGGGAATGAGCTGCCATGGGGGAGTCCGTGGGTCATTGCCTCCTTGGTGGGTAGTGCCGTTTTGTTCGTCTTGTTTCTGGTGGTGGAATCGAGGACTCAGGCCATACCCATCATTCCGCTGCGTCTGATCAAGGGCAAATTCCCTTTGCTGGTGGAATTTGCCAATATCTGTGTTGGGTTGTCAGCCTACGCG TACCTCTTCAACCTTCCACTATTCTTTCAAGTTGTGTTGCTGGACTCGGCTACGGCTGCCGGTGCTCGGCTCGCCATCCCATCCCTCGCCACGCCTATTGGCGGCTTGATAGCCGGCGTTGTCATGTCAAAATGGGGCAAGCTCCTCACTCTGGTACGCACTGGAGCGTTCCTCATGGTTATAGGAAACGCCTTGGTGACCTCACTCGGTTTTGAGGATTCAGCTTGGAAGTACTACGTGTACATCTTCCCGGCAAATTTGGGTCAAGGCATTGTTTACCCAGGCATTCTGTTTACCTCTTTAGCTACCTTCGATCATGCCG ACCATGCCGTTTCAGCCTCGACGGTGTACTTGATCCGATCGCTAGGAACAGTCTATGGAGTGGCAGTGACATCTGCAATCCTCCAAACCACGCTCAGCATTCGATTACCCGATGCTTTGGGCGAGATACCAGATAAATGGAGA ATTGTCGAAGAGATCCGTCATTCGGTGTCGGCCATCCGAGACCTGCCGCCCGACATCCAACTCAAGGCACGACATGTCTACTTTGAAGGCCTTCGATACTCGTTTGCGACATCTACTGCGGTGGCAGTCGCGGCT GAGGTGTGCATCACCCACTGA
- a CDS encoding hypothetical protein (antiSMASH:Cluster_5; EggNog:ENOG503Q4XA; COG:S) has translation MAGSENKQATQLLQAQRAQIRDEQTFGWLRNRFSSQAGTEFSHREINKVLTEVVESDGSLGVVKALLSLGADVNFVRRRNSTTWTKIAQRHQNNERSDILLRATIKCRPETVHVLAAHADQQNLDSVLHHAIARGNLAIIRTLLDHGASPVYLHDDFQGAVFRDNVDLIEVLLSGHHLPCLACRSTGLRLAVANGSVDVIRLLLNHWADVNYGDGIALIRAVEDSRPDLVAALISGPVKASPRTLDTAVNKATNNLDTFGYEMVGMCLAAGAAGPATTHLITDGLIETIRRRDVQLLETIIRHRRIPEEYEGFALVETIRTGQVDVLAMLLGLDPSSQSLTIAVSQAMKVNDNDERYGIIERLIDGGAQGLCVAEALISIVHCLVSDSKRGDSAARDRDLCLFNLILYDGKADVNHRKGEALQVAVRSSCEDIAEQIVDREPSPEALGAALGWAMGTEDKDQKRRLVELLVRHPIDEVASGKALVEVFKNDCGNTELIQLLLTRASVNYNNGEVFIYAIRSFRPETFHLVLGQGISYKALFTLLMEALRAPRTDRRALLGEVMSRLQLDHLNMALKHVVLEPKPDLALAKTLLDSGAEPTHENGVCIKNAACNLERDLLHLLAGYAGKVPELFTQAFAAILSRGKQWIAFEHVDTIRIILKHGASPQIASRAMMDVVDQLACNNDQATLSRAFLDSLFAAGADVNCENGKAVGTAASRGDPLLLDYLLKQKADASSATLALSAAIMAHHSESVLLQILNVMAQPGLPTDFNHSLPGMPHPPIILILKSYGDSVAIVHRLVRAGCRLESTVWAVCDTEKDAQAEVEPVTVLMWALLQKDEMISKDVIEALICHGSDLSYTTPVSKTTPFLVAVKSGRVDVVEMLLSYGAKVSVKDNLGRSPLFFASRAGDMDMMKTLLQHNPSVNDGSLHEAARNFHPEAMKLLLDAGHDANYRSTKHGGRTALGEVALKATMPHDIALADESLDILASVDASPLLKVRGKTVIFLALDNQNNEAITRVLLDRLLYKTLNSHENTFQEGIYHYSPTMYIMKGILLGPRSPALVQMLQDHGVEDRFYATIEETQPADAVGLPEEIRDYERERRAWEQRNRRVEESHGNELRRVTEKATVHAQIEEQKHNRSVRYKEEHSQQGRKERRLNHQQATFLKADRHQNDSQIKISEANVQSRVRWQKHNDNLAMADQKRSASLAHRQRAHVQHIEERRQKNTVALEHKELRHAKSLTQMQDLHRQRWEEKENFNYQQLQFQSQRKLQEAEFSQRQREADLNAYAVRNHIDGEGARGRHELKMTELRTQRGNIIGQVNLEELRRWKQEGGMAGQGQGQAQRLLA, from the exons ATGGCCGGTAGTGAGAACAAACAGGCAActcagctcctccaggcTCAGCGAGCCCAGATCCGTGACGAACAAACATTCGGCTGGCTCCGAAACCGATTTTCATCTCAGGCCGGCACAGAGTTCAGCCACCGCGAGATCAACAAGGTCTTGACCGAGGTGGTAGAGTCAGATGGGTCGCTAGGGGTTGTCAAGGCTTTACTCTCCCTTGGTGCCGACGTCAACTTTGTCCGCCGCCGAAACTCAACCACATGGACTAAGATTGCTCAACGACATCAGAACAATGAGCGGAGTGATATCCTTCTCCGCGCCACCATCAAATGCCGACCGGAAACAGTCCATGTTCTCGCAGCCCATGCCGACCAGCAGAATCTCGACAGTGTCCTCCATCACGCGATAGCCAGGGGCAACTTGGCAATTATCCGTACATTGTTGGATCACGGAGCAAGCCCTGTTTACCTACACGATGATTTTCAGGGCGCCGTTTTCCGCGACAACGTGGATCTCATCGAGGTTCTCCTCTCGGGACATCATCTGCCGTGCCTGGCCTGCCGGTCGACTGGACTTCGACTGGCGGTAGCAAATGGCTCGGTCGATGTCATACGTCTCTTGCTGAACCACTGGGCAGACGTCAACTATGGCGATGGTATCGCACTTATCCGCGCTGTGGAGGATTCTCGACCAGATCTCGTGGCGGCATTGATCTCTGGACCGGTGAAGGCCTCGCCACGAACTCTAGACACAGCTGTCAATAAGGCAACCAACAATCTCGACACCTTTGGCTATGAGATGGTAGGAATGTGCTTGGCAGCTGGTGCGGCTGGTCCAGCGACGACACACCTGATCACGGACGGCTTAATCGAGACCATAAGACGGCGGGATGTTCAGCTCCTGGAAACCATCATCCGACACAGACGAATCCCCGAAGAGTACGAAGGTTTTGCGTTGGTGGAAACAATCCGGACTGGTCAAGTGGACGTTTTGGCCATGCTTCTTGGGCTGGACCCCTCCTCGCAGAGTCTTACGATTGCGGTTTCGCAGGCCATGAAAGTCAACGACAACGATGAGCGATACGGGATTATTGAACGTCTGATCGATGGGGGAGCCCAAGGTCTCTGTGTGGCAGAAGCACTGATCAGCATTGTCCATTGTCTGGTTTCTGACTCTAAGCGTGGCGATAGCGCTGCGAGGGACAGGGACCTGTGTCTATTCAATCTGATCCTGTATGACGGAAAGGCCGATGTTAACCATCGAAAGGGCGAGGCTTTGCAAGTCGCTGTACGATCCTCGTGTGAGGACATCGCAGAACAAATTGTGGACCGAGAGCCATCACCGGAGGCACTTGGTGCCGCGCTTGGCTGGGCGATGGGTACTGAGGACAAGGATCAGAAACGCCGTCTGGTTGAACTACTGGTTCGCCACCCTATCGACGAAGTTGCCAGTGGGAAAGCATTGGTGGAAGTGTTCAAGAACGACTGTGGCAATAC GGAATTGATACAACTACTTCTCACACGTGCATCGGTAAATTACAACAATGGAGAGGTCTTTATTTACGCAATCCGAAGCTTTCGCCCCGAGACCTTTCACTTGGTTCTAGGTCAAGGTATCAGTTACAAGGCCTTGTTCACGCTACTCATGGAGGCACTCCGCGCCCCAAGAACGGATAGGAGGGCGTTGTTGGGTGAGGTCATGAGTCGGCTTCAGCTTGATCATCTCAATATGGCGCTCAAACATGTGGTTTTGGAACCAAAACCGGATTTGGCACTCGCTAAAACGCTACTTGACTCTGGGGCAGAGCCAACTCATGAAAATGGCGTGTGTATCAAGAACGCGGCTTGTAATCTTGAACGTGACCTGTTGCATCTATTGGCAGGGTACGCTGGGAAGGTTCCGGAGCTTTTTACACAGGCATTTGCCGCTATTCTCAGCAGAGGCAAGCAGTGGATTGCGTTTGAACATGTCGACACTATCAGAATTATTTTGAAACATGGCGCTTCCCCCCAGATTGCCAGCAGGGCGATGATGGACGTGGTGGACCAGCTCGCTTGTAACAATGATCAAGCTACTTTGTCAAGGGCCTTTCTGGACAGTCTCTTTGCCGCGGGAGCCGACGTAAACTGCGAAAACGGAAAGGCTGTTGGCACGGCGGCATCAAGGGGcgaccctctcctcctcgattACTTGTTGAAGCAAAAAGCCGATGCCAGTTCCGCAACACTGGCTCTTTctgccgccatcatggcTCACCACTCTGAGTCTGTTCTTCTCCAAATTCTCAACGTCATGGCTCAACCAGGTTTGCCTACCGACTTCAATCATTCCCTTCCCGGCATGCCGCACCCGCCGATCATTCTCATTCTCAAGTCTTATGGAGACTCGGTTGCGATTGTCCATCGTCTGGTGAGGGCTGGATGTCGTCTGGAGTCTACTGTTTGGGCCGTTTGTGACACAGAAAAGGATGCTCAGGCCGAGGTTGAGCCTGTCACTGTGCTGATGTGGGCACTGTTGCAAAAGGATGAGATGATTAGCAAAGATGTTATTGAAGCTCTCATCTGCCATGGAT CCGATCTTTCATATACCACCCCGGTCTCGAAAACCACGCCCTTTCTCGTGGCTGTCAAATCTGGGAGAGTTGATGTTGTGGAGATGCTCCTCAGCTATGGGGCCAAGGTCAGCGTGAAGGATAACCTTGGTCGGTCGCCGCTCTTCTTCGCGTCTCGCGCAGGGGACATGGATATGATGAAGACGCTGCTTCAACATAACCCCTCTGTTAATGACGGCAGTCTCCATGAGGCGGCTCGCAACTTTCACCCTGAAGCGATGAAGTTGCTTCTCGATGCTGGTCACGACGCCAATTATCGTTCCACGAAGCATGGCGGCCGAACTGCACTGGGCGAGGTTGCTCTCAAGGCAACAATGCCGCATGACATTGCCCTTGCGGATGAAAGTCTCGACATTCTCGCCTCTGTCGATGCCAGCCCTCTACTCAAGGTGCGCGGCAAAACTGTCATATTCCTTGCCCTGGATAATCAGAACAACGAGGCCATCACGCGAGTTCTTCTCGATCGACTGCTTTACAAGACCCTCAATAGTCACGAGAATACTTTCCAGGAGGGCATCTATCACTATTCTCCGACGATGTACATCATGAAAGGGATCCTCCTTGGCCCGCGCTCGCCGGCCTTGGTACAAATGCTTCAGGACCACGGTGTTGAGGACAGGTTCTATGCCACCATCGAAGAGACGCAGCCAGCTGATGCTGTTGGCCTCCCAGAAGAGATTCGCGACTATGAGCGGGAGCGACGAGCCTGGGAGCAGCGCAATCGTCGTGTGGAGGAAAGTCACGGTAATGAGCTGAGACGGGTGACGGAAAAGGCGACGGTGCACGCCCAGATTGAGGAGCAAAAGCACAACCGCAGCGTGCGATACAAGGAGGAACACTCCCAACAGGGGCGCAAGGAACGCCGCTTGAACCACCAGCAGGCAACTTTCCTTAAGGCAGATCGACATCAGAACGACTCGCAGATCAAGATCAGTGAGGCGAATGTTCAATCGCGGGTCCGATGGCAGAAACATAACGATAATCTCGCCATGGCGGACCAGAAACGGAGTGCGTCTTTGGCTCATCGCCAACGGGCCCATGTGCAGCATATTGAAGAGCGCAGACAGAAGAACACTGTCGCGCTAGAGCACAAGGAGTTGAGACATGCAAAGAGTTTGACGCAGATGCAGGATTTGCATAGGcagaggtgggaggagaaggaaaactTTAACTATCAACAGTTGCAGTTTCAGAGTCAGAGGAAGTTGCAGGAGGCGGAGTTTAGtcagaggcagagggaggcggaCTTGAATGCGTATGCGGTGAGGAATCAtattgatggggagggggccagGGGGAGGCATGAGTTGAAGATGACTGAGTTGAGGACACAGAGGGGGAATATTATTGGGCAGGTTAacttggaggagttgaggaggtggaagcaggagggggggatggctGGGCAGGGACAGGGACAGGCACAGAGGTTGTTGGCGTAG